In one Hymenobacter sp. DG25B genomic region, the following are encoded:
- a CDS encoding Mrp/NBP35 family ATP-binding protein → MATITKEDVLKALSYVEEPDLGKDLVTLNMIEDVAIEGKTVSFTVVLTTPACPLKELIHNACVRAIHTMVDKEADVKISMTSRVTSMRQNRDLLPGVKNIIAIASGKGGVGKSTVTANLAIALAKTGAKVGLVDADISGPSMPLMFGVEDARPHVYQSPEGKNLIQPIEKFGVKLMSIGFLAPAESAIVWRGPMASSALKQFITEVDWGELDYLLLDMPPGTSDIHLTMVQTVPVTGALIVTTPQKVALADAEKGMQMFRLPQINVPILGIVENMAWFTPAELPDNKYFIFGEGGGQRLAEKHQVPLLGHIPLVQSIRENGDQGTPAILEPGTPSAEVFAQLAEELARQVSIRNAIAPRTQIVEMKA, encoded by the coding sequence ATGGCTACGATAACCAAAGAAGACGTCCTGAAAGCCCTCAGCTACGTGGAAGAGCCCGATCTGGGCAAAGACCTCGTCACGCTGAACATGATTGAGGACGTGGCAATTGAAGGCAAAACGGTGTCGTTCACTGTCGTGCTCACCACGCCCGCCTGCCCCCTGAAAGAGCTGATTCACAATGCCTGTGTGCGCGCCATTCATACTATGGTGGACAAAGAGGCCGACGTGAAAATCAGCATGACCTCCCGCGTGACCAGCATGCGCCAGAACCGCGACCTGCTGCCCGGCGTGAAGAACATCATTGCCATTGCCTCCGGTAAAGGCGGCGTGGGCAAAAGCACCGTAACGGCCAACCTGGCCATTGCGCTGGCCAAAACCGGCGCCAAAGTGGGCCTGGTAGATGCCGACATTTCCGGCCCCAGCATGCCGCTGATGTTTGGCGTGGAAGATGCCCGCCCCCACGTGTACCAGTCGCCAGAAGGCAAAAACCTGATTCAGCCCATTGAGAAGTTTGGGGTGAAGCTGATGAGCATAGGCTTCCTGGCCCCCGCTGAGTCGGCTATTGTGTGGCGCGGCCCCATGGCTTCGTCGGCGCTGAAGCAGTTTATCACGGAAGTAGACTGGGGCGAGCTGGACTACCTGCTCCTGGACATGCCTCCCGGAACCTCGGATATTCACCTGACCATGGTGCAGACGGTGCCCGTAACCGGCGCGCTCATCGTGACAACCCCGCAGAAAGTGGCCCTGGCCGATGCCGAGAAAGGCATGCAGATGTTCCGCCTCCCGCAGATTAATGTCCCCATTCTGGGCATAGTGGAGAATATGGCCTGGTTTACGCCCGCCGAGCTGCCCGACAACAAGTACTTCATCTTTGGCGAAGGCGGCGGGCAGCGGCTGGCCGAAAAGCACCAGGTGCCGCTGCTGGGCCACATTCCGCTGGTGCAGAGCATCCGCGAGAATGGCGACCAGGGCACGCCGGCTATTCTGGAGCCTGGCACTCCTTCGGCCGAGGTGTTTGCACAGCTGGCTGAAGAGCTGGCCCGGCAGGTATCCATCCGCAATGCCATTGCCCCGCGCACGCAGATAGTGGAAATGAAGGCCTAG
- a CDS encoding immunity 26/phosphotriesterase HocA family protein, with the protein MMTYELTNEQRKYFGLDPIESHWDRVTFKGDKYRAESILYFDKNTIKRHILSTENEYSEKQYNELTKDRVILLPKTDKGKGKKLTASVLDTRHPAGVYLSVNCGNLIIGNYTSQTTFYSSSWDNEEQSKKSVSEIINDFIENSPENHLAEVKDFKKLKRENIKFKSGDYFCFKIDRLNYGFGRVLLDVKKIRNQKLIDDFHGLNLLMCAPVIIELFACKCKEKSVGINILDNQPKLPTDVMMDNLLLYGEFEIIGHREIKDEEFDFPISYGHSIDQRGVVFLQWGLIHKELPLEKFCKYVAGENAFDHNPYGYYSIGFRPHYDSVDVWKTIENKGVFSFDNAREYTSKWDLRNPNNKYIKDEIFKVFGLDATKGYYENSILSSVKLPSEIIKQLKI; encoded by the coding sequence ATGATGACATACGAACTAACAAACGAACAACGAAAATACTTCGGACTTGACCCCATTGAGAGCCATTGGGACAGAGTTACTTTTAAAGGCGACAAATATCGTGCAGAGAGCATATTGTATTTTGATAAAAATACTATCAAAAGGCACATTCTTTCAACAGAAAATGAATATTCAGAAAAACAGTACAATGAACTGACAAAAGACAGAGTTATACTTTTGCCTAAAACAGACAAAGGAAAGGGAAAGAAGTTAACGGCTTCTGTTTTAGATACACGCCACCCAGCTGGCGTATATCTAAGTGTTAACTGTGGTAACTTGATAATTGGGAATTATACCTCTCAAACCACTTTTTATTCAAGCAGTTGGGACAACGAAGAACAATCTAAAAAGAGCGTATCGGAAATCATAAATGACTTTATAGAAAATTCGCCTGAAAATCATCTTGCTGAAGTTAAGGATTTTAAAAAACTAAAAAGAGAAAACATAAAATTTAAATCAGGAGATTATTTCTGTTTTAAAATTGATAGATTAAATTATGGTTTTGGTCGCGTGCTTCTTGATGTGAAGAAAATTAGGAATCAGAAATTAATAGACGATTTTCATGGATTAAACTTGTTAATGTGTGCGCCAGTAATTATTGAGTTATTTGCTTGTAAATGCAAAGAGAAAAGTGTTGGAATTAATATTCTTGATAATCAACCAAAATTACCAACAGATGTAATGATGGACAATTTGCTATTATATGGAGAGTTTGAAATAATTGGACATAGAGAAATTAAAGATGAAGAATTTGACTTTCCCATTTCTTACGGACATAGCATTGATCAAAGGGGAGTAGTATTTCTACAGTGGGGCTTAATACACAAAGAACTGCCGCTAGAGAAATTCTGCAAATATGTGGCAGGTGAAAACGCATTCGACCATAATCCCTATGGTTATTACTCTATCGGATTTCGACCACATTACGACAGCGTCGATGTATGGAAAACAATAGAGAACAAAGGCGTTTTTAGCTTTGACAATGCAAGAGAGTATACATCGAAATGGGATTTGCGTAATCCTAATAATAAATATATAAAAGATGAAATATTTAAAGTTTTTGGGCTAGATGCCACTAAAGGATATTATGAAAATTCAATATTGTCAAGTGTAAAACTGCCAAGTGAAATAATTAAACAATTAAAAATATAA
- a CDS encoding sensor histidine kinase, with the protein MSILLIIGFSFGYLALLFGVAYAAERRSAARRSLVSNPYVYALSMAVYCTAWTYYGSVGRAAYFGLEFVGIYLGPTLMAPAAWLVLRKIIRICRQQRLTSIADFISARYGKSAWLGALVTVVCVLGVVPYISLQIKAIAASFDIITGGGGTQVAEGGLATSSAFFTTVALAFFTIIFGVRSIEATERHEGMVLAVAVESIVKLVAFLGAGLFVTYGLFNGFADVFERAAAVPDLRRLFTLEGAGTSGAQWFTLLLLSMAAILLLPRQFQVSVVENVNEDHLRKAMWLFPLYLIIINLFVLPLAFGGRLLDPAGKLDADTFVLALPLQAGHPWLALLIYLGGLSAASSMIIVETIALSVMMSNHLLMPLLVRIPAARAEGPRWFAYLGQVALHSRRLAVVLVLLLAYGYYAEVGHLLPLVNIGLVSFAAVAQFVPVVLGGLYWKGGTRQGARAGILAGFIVWFFTLVLPTMVGPGLLPVSVLTEGLFGLRVLRPFALFGLDGLDYLSHGLFWSWFFNIGCYVGVSLLRTPSALELRQADIFVDIFRNGALFEGPAGWQGAAPLPDVRALLSGFLGKKRANQALRAFQIRFPDAHATDTVAPPQADPRLLAYAEKLLAGSIGPASARMLLRSSVGVEDISFDNVVGILKESQQLLEANRQLHKQQRQLQRLTGELQAAYDQLQELDQHKDEFLYTVTHELRTPLTSIRALAEILSDNPDLEEEERHRFLHTITREAERLSRLITLVLDLEKYESGMATLDKAPVNVAEVISDALDAVGQLLRDKHIHLDVRVPPGLPTLFGDRDRLIQVLVNLLSNAVKSCRADGAGRVEVAVSAPAAALRISVRDNGKGIDPEFHQLIFDKFFQARHQTMRKPEGSGLGLAITKKIVELHAGRIWVESQPGQGATFAVELPVGEGSAPVSLPA; encoded by the coding sequence ATGTCCATTCTGCTCATTATCGGCTTTTCCTTCGGCTACCTGGCCCTGCTGTTTGGGGTGGCGTATGCGGCGGAGCGCCGGTCGGCGGCTCGGCGCAGCCTGGTCAGCAACCCCTATGTATATGCCCTGAGCATGGCCGTATACTGCACCGCCTGGACGTACTATGGCTCGGTGGGGCGGGCTGCCTATTTCGGGCTGGAGTTTGTGGGTATTTACCTGGGCCCCACGCTCATGGCCCCCGCGGCTTGGCTGGTGTTGCGCAAAATCATCCGCATCTGCCGGCAGCAGCGCCTCACCTCCATTGCCGATTTTATCTCGGCCCGCTACGGCAAAAGCGCCTGGCTGGGGGCCCTGGTAACGGTGGTTTGCGTGCTGGGAGTGGTGCCTTATATATCATTGCAAATCAAAGCCATAGCCGCTTCGTTTGATATTATTACTGGAGGGGGCGGAACCCAGGTGGCGGAGGGCGGTCTGGCCACTTCTTCGGCTTTCTTTACTACAGTGGCGCTGGCCTTCTTTACCATCATTTTTGGGGTGCGCTCCATTGAGGCTACCGAGCGGCACGAAGGCATGGTGCTGGCCGTGGCCGTGGAAAGTATTGTGAAGCTGGTGGCCTTTCTGGGCGCGGGCCTGTTCGTGACCTACGGCTTATTTAATGGCTTTGCCGATGTATTTGAGCGGGCCGCGGCCGTGCCCGATCTGCGCCGCCTGTTCACGCTGGAAGGCGCCGGCACCAGCGGGGCGCAGTGGTTCACGCTGCTGCTGCTGAGCATGGCGGCTATTCTACTGCTGCCGCGCCAGTTTCAGGTATCGGTGGTGGAGAATGTAAACGAGGACCACCTGCGTAAAGCCATGTGGCTGTTTCCGCTCTACCTCATCATTATTAACCTGTTTGTGCTGCCCCTGGCCTTTGGCGGCCGCCTGCTGGACCCCGCCGGTAAGCTGGACGCCGACACCTTTGTGCTGGCCCTGCCGCTGCAGGCCGGGCACCCTTGGCTGGCCCTGCTTATTTACCTGGGCGGCTTATCGGCGGCCTCTTCCATGATTATTGTGGAAACCATTGCCCTCAGCGTAATGATGAGCAACCACCTGCTCATGCCCCTGCTGGTGCGCATTCCGGCGGCGCGCGCGGAGGGGCCGCGCTGGTTTGCCTACCTGGGGCAGGTGGCCCTGCACAGCCGGCGCCTGGCCGTGGTGCTGGTGCTGCTGCTGGCCTACGGCTACTATGCCGAGGTGGGCCACCTGCTGCCGCTGGTTAATATTGGGCTGGTGTCGTTTGCGGCGGTGGCGCAGTTTGTGCCGGTGGTGCTGGGCGGGCTGTACTGGAAAGGCGGCACCCGGCAGGGCGCCCGGGCCGGCATTCTGGCCGGGTTTATAGTCTGGTTTTTTACGCTGGTGCTGCCTACCATGGTAGGCCCCGGCCTGCTACCCGTGTCAGTGTTGACGGAAGGTCTGTTTGGGCTGCGGGTGCTGCGGCCGTTTGCTTTGTTCGGGCTGGATGGGTTGGATTATTTGTCGCACGGCCTGTTTTGGAGCTGGTTTTTCAATATTGGGTGCTACGTGGGCGTGTCGTTGTTGCGCACGCCCTCCGCCCTGGAGCTGCGGCAGGCCGATATTTTCGTGGACATCTTTCGGAACGGTGCCCTGTTTGAGGGGCCAGCCGGCTGGCAGGGCGCGGCCCCCTTGCCGGATGTGCGGGCCCTGCTCTCCGGCTTTCTGGGAAAGAAGCGCGCCAACCAGGCCCTGCGGGCCTTTCAAATCCGTTTTCCGGATGCCCACGCTACCGATACAGTAGCGCCGCCCCAGGCCGACCCGCGCCTGTTGGCTTACGCTGAAAAGCTGCTGGCCGGCTCCATTGGTCCGGCTTCGGCGCGCATGCTGCTGCGTTCCTCCGTGGGGGTAGAGGATATCAGCTTTGATAACGTGGTGGGCATTCTGAAGGAAAGTCAGCAGCTGCTGGAAGCTAACCGCCAGCTGCATAAGCAGCAGCGCCAGCTCCAGCGCCTCACCGGCGAGCTGCAGGCCGCCTACGACCAGCTGCAGGAGCTGGATCAGCACAAAGACGAGTTCCTCTACACCGTAACCCACGAGCTGCGCACCCCGCTTACCAGCATCCGGGCGCTGGCCGAAATTCTGTCTGATAATCCCGACCTGGAGGAGGAAGAACGCCACCGCTTTTTGCATACCATTACCCGGGAGGCGGAGCGCCTGAGCCGGCTGATTACGCTGGTGCTGGATCTGGAAAAGTATGAGTCGGGCATGGCCACGCTGGACAAAGCGCCGGTAAACGTAGCCGAGGTCATCAGTGACGCCTTGGATGCGGTGGGCCAGCTCCTGCGCGACAAGCACATACACCTGGATGTGCGGGTGCCGCCCGGCCTGCCCACACTCTTCGGCGACCGGGACCGGCTCATTCAGGTGCTGGTCAACCTGCTCTCCAATGCCGTGAAATCCTGCCGCGCCGATGGTGCCGGCCGCGTTGAGGTAGCGGTAAGCGCGCCGGCCGCCGCGCTGCGCATCAGCGTGCGCGACAATGGCAAAGGCATCGACCCGGAGTTTCATCAGCTCATCTTTGATAAGTTTTTCCAGGCCCGCCATCAGACCATGCGCAAGCCCGAGGGCTCGGGCCTGGGCCTGGCCATCACCAAAAAAATTGTGGAGCTGCACGCCGGCCGCATCTGGGTAGAAAGCCAGCCCGGGCAGGGTGCCACCTTTGCCGTGGAGCTGCCGGTAGGCGAGGGGTCGGCACCAGTAAGCCTGCCGGCCTGA
- a CDS encoding response regulator transcription factor, with the protein MPTTPHILIVDDEPNIVMSLEFLMRKNGYQVSIARNGTEALDAVDHTAFNVVLLDVMMPDVDGYQVCRHLRQRPDRANTRVIFLSAKSKDADIQKGYDAGADLYIPKPFSTRQLMEKVKELLKTPA; encoded by the coding sequence ATGCCGACGACCCCACATATTCTCATTGTCGACGACGAGCCCAACATCGTCATGTCGCTGGAATTTCTGATGCGCAAAAACGGCTACCAGGTCAGCATTGCCCGGAATGGCACCGAGGCCCTGGATGCCGTAGACCACACCGCGTTTAATGTGGTGCTGCTGGATGTGATGATGCCCGACGTGGACGGCTACCAGGTATGCCGCCACCTGCGCCAGCGCCCGGACCGCGCCAACACCCGCGTTATTTTCCTTTCGGCAAAGAGTAAAGATGCCGATATTCAGAAAGGCTATGACGCCGGCGCCGACCTCTACATCCCCAAGCCCTTTAGTACCCGCCAGCTGATGGAAAAAGTAAAGGAGCTGCTGAAAACTCCCGCCTAA
- a CDS encoding NifU family protein, whose protein sequence is MSYSPAVADHPLLPRIEQALDTIRPYLAADGGNVRILNITDDMVLQLELLGACGTCPMSPMTLKAGVEESVKKAVPEIRAVEAINLTPMQEQPAGQVR, encoded by the coding sequence ATGAGCTATTCTCCTGCCGTAGCCGACCACCCTCTCCTGCCGCGCATCGAACAGGCCCTGGATACCATCCGTCCTTACCTGGCAGCCGATGGCGGCAATGTGCGCATCCTCAACATCACCGATGATATGGTGCTGCAGCTGGAGCTGCTGGGCGCCTGTGGCACCTGCCCCATGTCACCTATGACGCTTAAGGCCGGCGTGGAAGAATCGGTGAAGAAGGCCGTGCCGGAAATTCGGGCGGTGGAGGCCATTAATCTGACACCCATGCAGGAGCAGCCCGCCGGACAGGTTCGGTAG
- the acs gene encoding acetate--CoA ligase has translation MPENPTKHARIRTLEEYHDAYQRSVENPEAFWAGVAEPFSWRRKWDKVFVSDMTGGHNEWFSGARLNITENCLDRHLASRGNKLAIIYEPNDTKTRHLRLTYRELHQEVCKFANVLHNNGVEKGDRVCLYMPMIPQLAIAVLACARIGAVHSVIFAGFSATAIADRVNDAQATVVLTADGLNRGAKQIPVKRVVDEALEHCPSVRRVIVVEHLGWPVHMHEGRDVWYHEEAKDVAKTCPAEEMDAEDPLFILYTSGSTGKPKGVVHSTAGYMVWADYTFRNVFQMEENDVYWCTADIGWVTGHTYLLYGPLLSGSTSLMFEGIPTYPDAGRFWEVIDKHSVSVFYTAPTAIRSLMAAPLDNVLSYSLDSLRVLGSVGEPINEEAWYWYYQHVGKERCPIVDTWWQTETGGIMISALAGITPSKPTHAGLPLPGVQPVLLTQEGQEIEGNEEEGYLAIKQSWPGIIRTTYGDHERARQTYFGPYPGYYFTGDGARRDADGLYRIIGRVDDVINVSGHRFGTAEIENAINQNPHVVESAVVGYPHDVKGQGIYAYVICREGVPGQKPGKDHIEASIIETIVAEIGKIAKPDKIQIVSGLPKTRSGKIMRRILRKVAEGDISNLGDTSTLLDPQVVDEIIEGKK, from the coding sequence ATGCCCGAAAATCCCACGAAACATGCCCGTATCCGCACGCTGGAAGAATACCACGATGCCTACCAACGCAGCGTTGAAAACCCGGAAGCCTTTTGGGCCGGGGTAGCCGAGCCGTTTAGCTGGCGGCGCAAGTGGGATAAAGTATTTGTCTCCGATATGACCGGCGGGCATAATGAGTGGTTTTCCGGGGCCCGCCTCAACATCACCGAAAATTGCCTGGACCGTCACCTGGCTTCCCGCGGCAATAAGCTGGCTATTATATATGAGCCCAACGACACCAAGACGCGCCACCTGCGCCTGACTTACCGGGAGCTGCACCAGGAGGTCTGCAAATTTGCTAACGTGCTGCACAACAACGGCGTGGAGAAGGGGGACCGGGTGTGCCTGTACATGCCCATGATTCCGCAGCTGGCCATTGCGGTGCTGGCCTGCGCCCGCATCGGCGCTGTGCACTCCGTCATCTTTGCCGGCTTTTCCGCCACCGCCATTGCCGACCGTGTAAACGATGCCCAGGCCACCGTGGTGCTTACGGCTGATGGCCTGAACCGCGGCGCCAAACAGATTCCGGTGAAGCGCGTGGTAGACGAAGCCCTGGAGCATTGCCCCAGCGTACGCCGCGTGATTGTGGTGGAGCACCTGGGCTGGCCCGTGCACATGCACGAGGGCCGCGACGTATGGTACCACGAAGAAGCCAAAGACGTAGCCAAAACCTGCCCCGCCGAGGAGATGGACGCCGAAGACCCGCTGTTCATTCTCTATACCAGCGGCAGTACCGGCAAGCCTAAAGGCGTGGTACACAGCACTGCCGGCTACATGGTGTGGGCCGACTACACCTTCCGGAACGTGTTCCAGATGGAAGAAAACGACGTGTACTGGTGCACCGCCGATATTGGCTGGGTAACCGGCCACACCTATCTGCTCTACGGCCCCCTGCTTTCCGGCAGCACCTCGCTCATGTTCGAAGGCATACCCACGTACCCCGATGCCGGCCGTTTCTGGGAAGTGATTGACAAGCACTCCGTCAGCGTGTTCTACACGGCGCCCACGGCCATCCGCAGCCTGATGGCCGCCCCGCTGGACAACGTGCTCAGCTACTCGCTGGATTCCCTGCGCGTGCTGGGCTCTGTGGGCGAGCCCATCAACGAGGAGGCGTGGTACTGGTACTACCAGCACGTGGGCAAAGAGCGGTGCCCCATTGTAGATACCTGGTGGCAGACGGAAACCGGCGGCATCATGATTTCGGCGTTGGCCGGCATCACGCCCAGTAAGCCTACCCACGCGGGCCTGCCATTGCCCGGTGTGCAGCCGGTGTTGCTCACGCAGGAAGGCCAGGAAATTGAAGGCAATGAGGAAGAAGGCTACCTGGCCATCAAGCAGTCCTGGCCCGGCATCATCCGCACCACCTACGGCGACCATGAGCGCGCCCGCCAGACCTACTTCGGTCCGTACCCCGGCTACTATTTCACCGGTGACGGTGCCCGCCGCGACGCCGACGGCCTGTACCGTATTATTGGTCGGGTAGATGATGTGATTAACGTATCGGGCCACCGCTTCGGCACGGCTGAAATCGAAAATGCCATCAACCAAAACCCGCACGTGGTGGAAAGCGCCGTTGTAGGCTACCCACATGATGTAAAGGGCCAGGGCATTTACGCCTACGTTATCTGCCGCGAAGGAGTACCCGGGCAAAAACCCGGCAAAGACCACATCGAGGCCAGCATCATTGAAACCATCGTGGCCGAAATCGGCAAAATTGCCAAGCCCGATAAAATTCAGATTGTATCCGGGTTGCCCAAAACCCGCTCCGGCAAAATCATGCGCCGCATCCTGCGCAAAGTAGCCGAGGGTGACATCTCCAACCTGGGCGACACCTCTACCTTGCTGGACCCGCAGGTAGTGGATGAAATTATTGAGGGTAAGAAATAA
- a CDS encoding propionyl-CoA synthetase encodes MEPTTYAAAHAASLADPDAFWAVQARQLQWFQEPPRPVLSQDADTGFYRWFRGGQLNTAYLCLDYHVANGRAGQVALVYDSPVTQTLRRYTYEELLNLTARFAGGLRALGVEKGDRVIIYMPNMPEAVVAMLACARLGAIHSVVFGGFAPHELAMRIDDAQPRLIICASAGIEIDKVIPYKPLVDEAIRQATYQPAHVVVLQRECATAELHAPHDVDYQQLLQAEPVDAVPVDATDLLYILYTSGTTGKPKGVVRDHGGHAVALKYSMSAIYGVQPGETFWAASDIGWAVGHSYIVYGPLLHGCTTVLFEGKPVRTPDAGTFWRVVQDHQVRVLFTAPTAIRAIKKEDHEGALARKYDLSSLRYLFLAGERCDPATYDWAGQTLGVPVVDHWWQTESGWPMLATMVGLADVPPPRAGSAGHPVPGYDVQILDEAGQRVPADTTGLVAVKLPLPPGCLPTLWRNDARFQHGYLTTFPGYYFSGDGGYQDEEGYLYIMGRVDDVINVAGHRLSTGEMEELLAAHPAVAECAVLGIACELRGQVPVGLVVLKDGQTISEELLEKELVQRIREQIGAVACFRQAAVVKRLPKTRSGKILRKTLRHLADGDDFTVPSTIDDPVILDEIRQVMSRHKMGLAFDKPETRLSS; translated from the coding sequence ATGGAACCCACAACGTATGCAGCCGCCCACGCCGCCAGCCTGGCCGATCCGGATGCTTTCTGGGCCGTGCAGGCCCGGCAGCTCCAGTGGTTTCAGGAGCCACCCCGGCCTGTGCTTTCGCAGGATGCCGATACGGGCTTTTACCGCTGGTTTCGGGGCGGGCAGCTGAACACAGCCTATTTGTGCCTGGATTACCACGTAGCCAACGGCCGCGCCGGGCAGGTAGCGCTGGTGTATGACTCGCCGGTAACCCAGACCCTGCGCCGCTACACCTACGAGGAGCTGCTGAACCTCACGGCCCGCTTTGCCGGGGGCCTGCGGGCGCTGGGTGTTGAGAAAGGAGACAGGGTGATAATCTACATGCCCAACATGCCCGAAGCCGTTGTAGCTATGTTGGCCTGCGCCCGGCTGGGAGCCATTCACTCGGTAGTATTCGGCGGGTTTGCACCTCATGAGCTGGCCATGCGCATTGATGACGCCCAGCCCCGCCTCATCATCTGCGCCTCCGCCGGAATTGAAATTGATAAGGTGATTCCCTACAAGCCCCTGGTAGACGAAGCCATCCGGCAGGCCACCTATCAGCCAGCCCACGTGGTAGTGCTGCAGCGGGAATGCGCCACCGCGGAGCTGCATGCTCCCCACGACGTTGACTACCAACAGCTGCTGCAGGCCGAGCCGGTAGACGCCGTGCCCGTAGATGCCACCGACCTGCTGTATATTCTCTATACCAGCGGCACCACTGGCAAGCCCAAAGGCGTAGTGCGGGACCATGGGGGCCACGCCGTAGCGCTCAAATACAGCATGTCGGCTATTTACGGGGTGCAGCCCGGCGAGACGTTTTGGGCCGCCTCCGATATTGGCTGGGCCGTGGGCCACAGCTACATTGTATATGGGCCGCTGCTGCACGGCTGCACCACCGTGCTGTTTGAAGGCAAGCCCGTACGTACGCCCGATGCCGGCACATTCTGGCGCGTGGTGCAGGACCATCAGGTGCGGGTGCTGTTCACGGCGCCCACCGCCATCCGGGCCATCAAGAAGGAAGACCATGAAGGGGCGCTGGCCCGCAAATACGACCTGAGCAGCCTGCGCTACCTTTTCCTGGCCGGCGAGCGGTGCGACCCCGCCACCTACGACTGGGCCGGCCAAACCCTGGGCGTGCCGGTGGTAGACCACTGGTGGCAAACGGAATCGGGCTGGCCCATGCTGGCCACCATGGTGGGCCTGGCGGATGTGCCCCCGCCACGCGCCGGCTCGGCGGGCCACCCCGTGCCCGGCTACGATGTGCAGATTCTGGACGAAGCCGGCCAGCGCGTGCCGGCTGATACCACTGGCCTGGTAGCCGTGAAGCTTCCCCTGCCGCCCGGCTGCCTGCCTACCCTGTGGCGCAATGATGCCCGTTTTCAGCACGGCTACCTGACGACTTTTCCGGGGTATTATTTTTCCGGTGACGGGGGCTATCAGGATGAAGAAGGCTACCTCTACATTATGGGCCGGGTAGATGATGTTATTAACGTGGCCGGCCACCGCCTGAGCACCGGCGAGATGGAAGAGCTGCTGGCGGCGCACCCCGCCGTGGCTGAGTGCGCCGTGCTGGGCATTGCCTGCGAGCTGCGCGGGCAGGTGCCCGTGGGGCTGGTGGTGCTGAAAGACGGCCAGACTATCAGCGAGGAGCTGTTGGAAAAGGAGCTGGTGCAGCGCATCCGGGAGCAAATTGGTGCCGTGGCCTGCTTCCGGCAGGCGGCCGTAGTGAAGCGCCTGCCCAAAACCCGCTCCGGTAAAATCCTGCGTAAAACCCTGCGCCACCTGGCCGACGGCGACGACTTCACGGTGCCTTCCACCATCGACGACCCTGTCATTCTGGACGAAATCCGGCAGGTGATGAGTCGCCACAAAATGGGCCTGGCCTTTGATAAGCCCGAAACCCGGCTGTCATCCTAA
- the fahA gene encoding fumarylacetoacetase: MANPNDPTLHSWIDIPPHSDFPIQNLPFGVFETDERGTRVGVAIGEYVLDLYAVAQYGFFDDLGLGAAQPKVFRRRTLNAFIRLGQTAWRAVRQRISELLRHDNPTLRDNEEAMRNCLLRQREVRMLRPIKPHNYTDFYSSIEHATNVGTMFRDPANALLPNWRHIPIGYHGRTSSIVVSGTPIRRPNGQRKAPDAVAPTFGPSQQLDFELEVAFVVGDGTTMGETIPVAEAEDHIFGLLLFNDWSARDIQSWEYVPLGPFLGKNFGSSVSPWVVTMDALEPFRVSGPEQEPQPLPYLQLDGDHNFDIQLEVLLQLKDGPETVICHSNFRYMYWNMAQQLAHHASNGCPIEVGDLYASGTISGATPDSYGSMLELSWRGTKPLHLPDGSERKFLQDGDTVIMRGYAEKDGLRIGFGEVRGTVLPAPAL, translated from the coding sequence ATGGCCAACCCGAACGACCCTACCCTGCATTCCTGGATTGATATTCCGCCCCACAGCGACTTCCCGATTCAGAACCTGCCGTTTGGCGTGTTTGAAACGGATGAGCGCGGCACCCGCGTGGGCGTGGCCATAGGGGAGTACGTGCTGGACTTGTATGCCGTAGCGCAGTATGGGTTTTTCGATGATCTGGGCCTGGGGGCAGCGCAGCCCAAAGTTTTCCGGCGGCGCACGCTCAATGCCTTTATTCGCCTGGGCCAGACGGCGTGGCGGGCCGTGCGCCAGCGCATCAGCGAGCTGTTGCGGCACGATAACCCCACCCTGCGCGATAATGAGGAGGCCATGCGCAACTGCCTGCTGCGCCAGCGCGAAGTGCGTATGCTGCGCCCCATCAAGCCCCATAACTACACCGATTTTTACAGCAGCATTGAGCATGCCACCAATGTGGGCACCATGTTCCGCGACCCAGCCAACGCCCTGCTGCCCAACTGGCGCCATATTCCTATTGGCTACCACGGCCGCACCAGCAGCATAGTAGTCAGTGGCACACCCATCCGCCGGCCCAACGGCCAGCGCAAAGCCCCCGATGCCGTGGCTCCTACCTTCGGCCCCTCCCAGCAATTGGATTTTGAGCTGGAAGTGGCCTTTGTAGTAGGCGACGGCACTACCATGGGCGAGACCATTCCGGTAGCCGAAGCCGAAGACCACATCTTTGGCCTGCTGCTATTCAACGACTGGAGCGCCCGCGACATTCAGAGCTGGGAATACGTGCCCCTGGGCCCGTTTCTGGGCAAGAACTTCGGCAGCAGCGTTTCGCCGTGGGTGGTAACCATGGATGCCCTGGAGCCATTCCGCGTGAGTGGCCCCGAGCAGGAGCCCCAACCCCTGCCCTACCTGCAGCTCGATGGCGACCATAACTTCGATATTCAGCTGGAAGTGCTGCTGCAGCTCAAAGACGGCCCGGAAACCGTTATCTGCCATTCCAACTTCCGGTACATGTACTGGAACATGGCCCAGCAGCTGGCCCACCACGCCAGCAATGGCTGCCCCATTGAGGTAGGCGACCTGTACGCCTCCGGCACCATCAGCGGCGCCACCCCGGATTCTTATGGCTCTATGCTGGAGCTTTCCTGGCGCGGCACCAAGCCCCTGCACCTTCCCGATGGCTCAGAGCGCAAGTTCCTGCAGGACGGCGACACAGTAATTATGCGTGGCTACGCCGAAAAAGACGGCCTGCGCATCGGCTTCGGTGAAGTGCGCGGCACGGTACTACCAGCCCCGGCATTGTAG